CCCAGACGTCGGGGCGGCACTGCTTGCTGACCCAGGCCCCGATGTCGCAGCCGTGGACGGTGACCCCGGGCAGCACGTCGGCCGCCGCCATTCCATTCTCCTCGGCCAGGAGGGTACGGGCGGCGGCGTAGTGGCGCTGCCACTCCACCGACCACCCGGGGGCCCAGTCCGGATCGATGGCCTCCAGCGCCCTGCGCCGCTCCTCGGCCCGTACCGGGTCGCCGCCGAGGCCGCCCGGCTTGCGGAGGTTCGCGAGCCACTGGCCCACCGCCACCCCGTCCACCACCGCGCCCTTCGGGCAGGCGAGACTGCCGTGCGCGGCGTAGTAGGCACGGGCCGCACCCAAATTCTTCCAGAACCCCGCGTCAGCGACCGACCAGACCATCCCCACCTCGTTCAGCAGGTCGGTCCGCCACGGCTTCAGGGTCCCCGCCCTGAAGCTGCGGCGCTGCTCGCTGACCCACGTGCCCAGCCCGTACGTGCCGCCGTTGCCGCCCAGCTCGACCGTCGTCTCGCGGGGGACCTGCGCGTGCCCGTGCTCGTCGGCGAAGGCGCGCAGCGCGGTGTACCCGGCGAGCCAGACCTCGGAGTCGGGACGCAGAACACGGGTGCGGAGGAACAGGGCGACGGCCTGCGGGTTGCGGGGGAGGGAGAACCGCAGCAACGGCGTGCTGCTGCCCGCGATGCCCGGTGCCGCATCGTCCTCCTGGCCCACGCCCTCGTCCTCGCCGTCCTGGTGCTCGTCGGCGTCGGCGTCGTCCTGGCCGTCGTCGCCGGGGCCGGCCGCCGGGCTCTCGTCGGGGACGTCCTCCTGGCCCTCGTCCTCGACCTGGTCGCCGTTCTCGTCGGCCGCGGCCTCCTGCTGCGGGTCGAGGGCGAGCACGGACGTGATCTGTCCGCGCGCGGTGGTGGTGGGCAGCGCCATGCGCTCGATGACCCGGTCATCGTGTGCACGCAGACCCTGGAGCACCGCTACGAGTCCCCGGTAGCTGGAGGACGCCATCATCTCGCCGGGGTCCTCCCCGGGCTCCAAGAACACCGGCACCACGATCCTGCTGACTTTGCCGTCGCCCGGCTCCTGGCGCAGCGCCCGCCCGATGATCTGCACGACCTCGACCGGGCTGCTGCGGGTGTCCGCGAAGACCACCGCCTGCACACCGCGCTTGCCCCGGATATCGACCCCTTCCCCGAGGACCCGGCAGGAAGCCAGGAACGACAGCTCGCACACCCACCCGTCCGCGTCCAGGCCGTCCGCGTAGCGGGTGAGGACGTCGCGGCGGTGGGTGGCGGGGTGTTCACCGGACAGCCAGTCCGCGCCAACCCGTCCGGGGTAAGCGACCGGGTCGGTAGCGTGGAGGCGGGCGGCGGTCTCCGGCATCGCGCGGGCAAAACTCATCGCGTCCAGGGTGCGGGAGTGGAACGTCATGTAGGAGCGAGTGCCCGACTCGTCGGCGTGCTTGAGCAGCGCGGCCTGGAGCGCGGCGAGCCGCCGGCCCCGCCGCTCCTCCAACGACGCGTTCTCGGCGAGCGGTGCGGGGTCGCGGATCTCCAGCACGTCAATCTCGAACCGGGCGAGGACGCCCCGCTCGACACTTTCCATCAGCCCGAACTCGAACAGGACCTCGCCGTACAACTCGGTGTCGTCCATCGACGCCACGAGCCGCCCGCCAAGCGCCTCACCGCCGCTCTGCGGAGCCGCGCCGGTCTCCTCCTCGTCGCCGTCCGCGACACCGGGCCCCGCTTCCCACAGACGCGGCGTCGCCGTCATGTACAGCCGCCGCTCAGCCGGAATCCTCACCTGGTCATGGACAGAGGCCCACGCCTTCGAGGCATCCCCGGACGAGCGGTGCGCCTCATCGACCACCAACAGGTCGAAAGGGGCCATGCGCTGCCCGTAGGAGCCGCGCAACGCCTGCTCCAGCACGCCCGGCGTGGTGGCGTCCGGGGCGTCGTCCTGGTCGTCGGCCAGGCCCTGCCCGGCGAGCGAGGCGTACGTCGCGAACACCAGCACCGGCCCGGACGCGGCCCACAGGGCCAACTGTGTCGGGTTCGTCGTGCACCGCACCCCGAGAGCCTCCAGCAGCGGATCGGCCCCGAGGGAGCACACAGCGACGGCCGACCCGGTGTGCCCGGCCCCGCGCCATGCTTCGACCGTCTGGGTCAGCAGGTCCAGCGTTGGGACCAGGACCCCGATCACTCCGGACGGGCACAGCTTGAGCGCGGCCACGGCCGCGGTGAGGGTCTTGCCCGACCCGGTGGACATGTGGACCTGCCCACGCAGACCCTGCGCGGGCACCGCCCCGCCCACGGGCACCGACAGCCCCCGCACGATCGCGCCGACCGCCTCGACCTGATGCGGCCGCAGCGTGAATCCCTGCATACTCATCGCTCCTCACTCGCCCCGGCCGCCCGGCCCGGGATGAACGGGGCGACGGACACCGCCCCGTCATCATCGACGCTCACCCGCTCAGCAAGCTGGGACAGCACCTCGTCCGGGGCCAGCCCGGCCCGCGCCGCCACGGCACGGACCCGCCGCCCGGTGGCCGCGCCCATCCAGAGTTCGGCCCGCAGCTCGTCCTGCTCCTCCCGCCGCCGCTCCATCCACGCGGCGTGCGTCCGCAGGGCCCCGGCGCGCCGGTCTTCCCTCTCCCGCGCCCAGGCGCAGCCCGTCTCGTCCAGGTCGCTGTCATAGGCGCCGGTACCGGATGCGGCGAGGTGGGCCGCGACCCGCCGCCACTCGGTGAGCAGAGCCGCCCACCGGTCGGCCAGTTCCTCCGGGTCCGGCGCGAACTCCCCACGGACTGCCATCGGGGAGCGCAGCTCCTGGCGGGTCTCGCGCACCCGCACCACCGCCGTGTCCACGGCCTGGTCCACCTGCCGCACGGTCATGCCCGCCGCCTGGCGTCGTACCTGGTCACGTGCCACGTCCTCCGGGGTCCAGATCACTGCGTCCCGCCCTCCCACCTGTCACGAACCGTCCAATGAATGACCAATGTAGCACCACGTAACGTCCAGTTGTTGTACAGTTACCGGTATGAGTGAAGAAAACAGCGTGGAAGCACTGCTGGAAGAGGCCCGTCTCGCCGCGGCGATGCCGCCCCCCGAGGAGCGGTTCCGGCTCCGGGAGGCGGCGGGTTTCTCCCGTGCGCACATCGCGGCCACGGTCGGCGTCGGACGGTCGACGATTGCGAACTGGGAGACCGGCGTCTCCGACCCGACCCCGCCCGCCCGCTTGCCCTATCTGCGGATTTTGAAGGGCCTCGCCGAGATCTACCCCGCCCCCGCCGGCCCCGGGGACCCGATCGCGGGGTTGTTCGCCTCTCCCTCGCCGCCCGTGCCGACCGCCCCGCCCGTCCCGGCGGCGTTCACCAGCATGGAGACGCTGCGGGGTCCGGACGGCCGCGCGATCGAGGGCGACCCCGGCCCGTGCGTCCGCTGCGGTGTCGAGACGACCTACCAGTCCACCGACGGCCAACCCCTCCACTCCGGCGCCCTGTGCCAACCCACCACCCCGGCCCCGACAGCGGTGACCCCCGCCGCTGCTCCCGTTGTTGCTGCTGCTGCGGTGCCACCGGTTCCGGCTCCGGTTCCGACCCGGCCGCAGCGCCGGTCGAAGTCCGCTGACCGCGCCCAGGCCGAGCTGGCCGCCCTCATCGGCCGCGCGGTCCAGGAGGAGGCCGAGCGCGCCGGCGGTGACGAGGAAGCCGCGGTGAAGGCGTTGATCAAGCGGGCGATCCCCGACGTCATGCACCTCTTCAACGAAACCCGCGCGAGCGCCCGTTACGACTACACCGCCTACCCGGTACTCCCCGACATCCTGAAGAAGCCCTCGAAGAAGGACCCGGACCAGATCTGGGAGGCCCGCCCCCGCTTCCACCACCCCGGCTACTCGATCAAGACCCCCGGTGATGTCCGGGTGACCGCCCTCGACGTCAACGCCGCCTACCTGTCGGCGCTCAAGTGCTGGTTGCCGATCGGGAAGCTGGAGCACACCACCGGCGCGGACGGCGTCGGCCCGAAGCGCGCCGGAGTCCACCTGATCACCCCCGCCGAATGGACTCACCCACACCTCCCCGACCCCATCGGGGACCGCGACGAGCCCGGCGCACTGTGGGTCACCGACGCGACCCTGCGCCTTCTCCAGCGCCTTTCCGGCCCGAGGTACGGGCTGACCGAAGCGCCCGTGATCCACGAATCGTGGACATCGGGCGCGACGGAGAATTTCCTCGACGCCCTGCGCAAGCTGCTGTCCGCCGCCCGCGAAGAAGCTATTACCGCAGGGGACACCCTGACGCTGGAATACGTGAAATCCATGTACAGCAAGTTCATCTCGACGATGGGGGAGTCGATCCACAACCGGGAGATGGTCCGCCCGGACTGGATGCACAACATTCATTCCCAGGCGTACGCGAACCTGTGGGGCAAGGCATACAAGGCGCACACGTCCGGGCTCGACGTCGTCGCGATGATGGGCACCGACGAACTCCACGTCACCGGCGACTGGCGGCAGGTGTTCACCGAGGGCCGGGGCGTCGCCCAGATGAAGATCAAGCACGGCGACGGCAAGGCGTCCGGTGAATACACCGTCGGACAGGTGCGCGGCTGATGGCCGGCCGCTGGAAGGACTTCGGCCACTACGGAGCCACGGGCGCCCCCGGGGCCGAAGCCCTCGGCATCGCCATCGAGGGCATGGTGAGCGGTATCGCGTCCCCGGTCGATACCGACCGGGGCCTGGCCGCCCGCCTGACCTACCTCACGAAGTCGGACGCGGGGTACGAAGCGATGGACCGCGCCGGCGTCCACGTCTCCCCACGCACCCTCATGGCCTGGCTCGCCGAGGAGCGCACCCCGAACCGCGCCAACCGGAGCCGCCTCGACGCCGCCTACTGGGACCTGCGCCGCCGCAACGTCGCCACCGACCTCAAACACCGGCTCAACAACGGGGGCCGCGGAACCCGCGTCGAGATCAACCCCGTCGACCAGACCGGCGTCGACCGCAAACACAGGCGCGACCTGTCCAGCCGCAGCGTCAACGTCCGGGGCATCTGGGACCGGGCCGTCGACGCCTGGATGAACGACGACCTCACCGAACTCGACGCCATCTGGGACGACATCATCGAAGACCTCGGCTCCGACTACGACGCCTACAGCCACGTCTCCTCCATCGGCTGGGCCGCCTGAACCAGCGCCTCCCGCCCGGTTGGGCAAGCCTGGTCACCCGTTGGGCAAGCCCTGGCTTGCCCAACCGCCGCCGGGGCGACCCGCGGTGGCTCGGTGGGTTGTTCCGTGGGTTGCGCCCAGGGTTGTCTGCACAGGCGGACCGGTGGTTGCACCGGCGGTGAGACCGGCGGGGGAGTCGCCCGGTCCGGGTACCGCCTGTTTCCGCAGCTCAGACCCCGTGGGCAAGCCTCGTTCCGGCGCCGACACCTCTTTCCGCGCGGTAGCCGCGGAAGAGGTCCGGGGTCGGGGTGCGGGGGGCCTGTGGGTTGTGAGGTTCCAGCCGGTGAGGCTCCGGAGGCCGGCCCGGGTCTGACTCCGCCTCCTGAAGCGCTGTACGCCTGTCTGCGTGGCGTTCGTGTGCCCGGTGCCCGTCGGGTCCGGGTGCCGGGTGTGCCGCGCCCACACGCACGCGTAGGGGCGCGCTCGGGCGCATGCCGACATCGGGTGCCGACACGGGTCGGCCGGGTTTCGGCTGTCACCGCCCGTTGTCACAGCCGGTGTCACAGCTCCGGTCGCAGTCCGGGTCACGGTCCGGCGGTTCCGGGTCCGGCTCCCAGGACACGTCGCCCCGCGGGACGGGCGGGCACCAGCTGATCCTCGGCGGGGACGGTCGGGAGGCGTTCCGCGGCGAGGCTGGCGCGTGTCGGCGTACCGGCCTCACCGGGCGACACCCCGGGGTTGTCGACGGAAGCGGAAGCGGGTGCGGGTCCGGTGCCCAGCGGGCGGCGGTGGGTGGTCACCGGGCGATTCTCCGCCCGGAACTCGTCCCCACCGCCCCGGCCGGTGTCCCGACGGTGCTCAAGGCGCGGGTGTGCCGTGCTGCGTGCGTGGCGGTGGCCCGGCGGTGCCGGATGGCGGTCGGTGACGCCGACGAGCACCAGGAGGTGACCCTCGAAGGCCGGCGGTTTCCTCGGGTCGGACTTCCAACGGGGTGTCTCAGGGAAGTAGTCGGCACACACCGCACCCCTTGACCACCAGCCCTGACCTGCGGGCTCGCCCGTCCAGCCCGGCCCGGTGAGGCAAGTTGCAGGGCAAGTTGTGGAGCAAGTTGTAGAGCAAGTTGTAAGGCCAGTTGCAGGGCAAGTTGTGGAGCAAGTTGTAGGGCAAGTCGCAGGGCCGTCGGGGCCCGCCGAACCAGGGTTGCGCCGCTAGGGCGCTCGCCGTCCATCGTGCCGCCATCACCCGACCACCCCTGTCAGCCAAGGAGCCCTTGCTGTGCCCAGCCCTGTCCTGTTCGCTCTCGCCCTGACCGTCGTGCTGCTCCTGGTCGTGGTCGGTGTCCTGGTCCTGGCCGGGGTCGCGTACGTGGCCTACCGCCACCCCCGGCTGGAGAAGCCCATCAGCGTGGCCGCGACCGTGGCTACCGTTCTGGTAGCGGCCGTCGCGGCGGTGGCCGCGGTCGCGGTTCTGGCCGTGCGGTGATCGAGCTGCGGGCTGCGGGCTGAGGAGGTGTTGCTGTGTTGGTGGTGGTTCGAGATAAGCCACCCAATATTACTGATTGGGTGTTATGTCTGTTTCGGTGAAAGTGTGTCAGGCGTGTGGGAGCGCGCGGTAACGTTCCAGGTCACGCAGTCTGCTCCCCGCGCCCGCGGGGATGGCCCCCAG
This portion of the Streptomyces sp. NBC_01754 genome encodes:
- a CDS encoding DEAD/DEAH box helicase, yielding MSMQGFTLRPHQVEAVGAIVRGLSVPVGGAVPAQGLRGQVHMSTGSGKTLTAAVAALKLCPSGVIGVLVPTLDLLTQTVEAWRGAGHTGSAVAVCSLGADPLLEALGVRCTTNPTQLALWAASGPVLVFATYASLAGQGLADDQDDAPDATTPGVLEQALRGSYGQRMAPFDLLVVDEAHRSSGDASKAWASVHDQVRIPAERRLYMTATPRLWEAGPGVADGDEEETGAAPQSGGEALGGRLVASMDDTELYGEVLFEFGLMESVERGVLARFEIDVLEIRDPAPLAENASLEERRGRRLAALQAALLKHADESGTRSYMTFHSRTLDAMSFARAMPETAARLHATDPVAYPGRVGADWLSGEHPATHRRDVLTRYADGLDADGWVCELSFLASCRVLGEGVDIRGKRGVQAVVFADTRSSPVEVVQIIGRALRQEPGDGKVSRIVVPVFLEPGEDPGEMMASSSYRGLVAVLQGLRAHDDRVIERMALPTTTARGQITSVLALDPQQEAAADENGDQVEDEGQEDVPDESPAAGPGDDGQDDADADEHQDGEDEGVGQEDDAAPGIAGSSTPLLRFSLPRNPQAVALFLRTRVLRPDSEVWLAGYTALRAFADEHGHAQVPRETTVELGGNGGTYGLGTWVSEQRRSFRAGTLKPWRTDLLNEVGMVWSVADAGFWKNLGAARAYYAAHGSLACPKGAVVDGVAVGQWLANLRKPGGLGGDPVRAEERRRALEAIDPDWAPGWSVEWQRHYAAARTLLAEENGMAAADVLPGVTVHGCDIGAWVSKQCRPDVWESLLPEQCDRLARLGITPQDPAPEKPAAVGAFERGVAALTQYAAREGRVVVPRAHIEETPHGPVRLGTWISNTRSRRDRLSGEQREQLAALGVEWATAT
- a CDS encoding transcriptional regulator, translating into MAGRWKDFGHYGATGAPGAEALGIAIEGMVSGIASPVDTDRGLAARLTYLTKSDAGYEAMDRAGVHVSPRTLMAWLAEERTPNRANRSRLDAAYWDLRRRNVATDLKHRLNNGGRGTRVEINPVDQTGVDRKHRRDLSSRSVNVRGIWDRAVDAWMNDDLTELDAIWDDIIEDLGSDYDAYSHVSSIGWAA
- a CDS encoding helix-turn-helix domain-containing protein, whose amino-acid sequence is MSEENSVEALLEEARLAAAMPPPEERFRLREAAGFSRAHIAATVGVGRSTIANWETGVSDPTPPARLPYLRILKGLAEIYPAPAGPGDPIAGLFASPSPPVPTAPPVPAAFTSMETLRGPDGRAIEGDPGPCVRCGVETTYQSTDGQPLHSGALCQPTTPAPTAVTPAAAPVVAAAAVPPVPAPVPTRPQRRSKSADRAQAELAALIGRAVQEEAERAGGDEEAAVKALIKRAIPDVMHLFNETRASARYDYTAYPVLPDILKKPSKKDPDQIWEARPRFHHPGYSIKTPGDVRVTALDVNAAYLSALKCWLPIGKLEHTTGADGVGPKRAGVHLITPAEWTHPHLPDPIGDRDEPGALWVTDATLRLLQRLSGPRYGLTEAPVIHESWTSGATENFLDALRKLLSAAREEAITAGDTLTLEYVKSMYSKFISTMGESIHNREMVRPDWMHNIHSQAYANLWGKAYKAHTSGLDVVAMMGTDELHVTGDWRQVFTEGRGVAQMKIKHGDGKASGEYTVGQVRG